In Massilia antarctica, the following are encoded in one genomic region:
- a CDS encoding hybrid sensor histidine kinase/response regulator, whose protein sequence is MLNFERSSLNKKLTIISFLSTGTALFFVFIAFAVTSVLGHRKDEGMQLSSFAGVIGTNSVDALMFNDRDQATATLSALKAKVEISNAVLFDRKGKLFARYVRNAQAEPEPSAPEMNLDEDVLAEATRQGSRFWSSRMRLYRPVINANYQVGIVMIEADLTLMWLDILKSLGVIAAAMSGSLLMSLMLASRFKASIADPVAKLINAAQKVSASQNYNLRIAHERTDEMGTLIDSFNAMLAQIEGRGAALTHHRDELERQVSVRTEQLEKAKNAAEAASRAKSAFLATMSHEIRTPMNGVLGMTEMLLSTALNDTQRNYTKLVKRSGEHLLVIINDILDFSKIEAGKLSIEYINFNLWDLLDDINTIYTPQAQAKGIALDFAIANDIPIAICGDPNRLRQIMANLIGNALKFTDRGQILAKVDVETEDGASVGLRFEVHDTGIGVSREARSRIFDAFSQADSSTTRKYGGTGLGLAISRQLVELMGGTIGVDNAPTQGSIFWFTVSFDKRRVDPNMLDASLRMTEGMRVLIVDEQADSRASLEHQLAEWQVASDSAVSARDAVDRLLAASHAGRPYEVAIIDMDLERTSGLSLAAGIKGDPATSATRIMLISDNRLAADPVQRRDAGVAYQLIKPARAADLFECIMTRPRGKPAVSLVPAPAAHAPLAPAGRKLRRQRVLLAEDNPVNVEVATAMLDSLGLGVYCARNGAEALAAARTDGYDVVLMDCQMPVMDGFAATAEIRRHERECGRARTLPIIAITANALQGDQEACLAAGMDDYLSKPFSQQELAAVLGRWIALPLATSAIHGGAAMAPPPAAPPPPAPPAVRTDAAPRQAGPHDAVLREVEPRPPGARLPATPGALQRDVINRHALENIRALSKERGDALVQKVIAAYVDDTPQHLRTLRQAITGLDPGNLRKVAHSLKSSSANVGAETLAQMCKDMETLGRTDTTEGASGILTDMEREFQAVCHSLNALLEKEH, encoded by the coding sequence ATGCTGAACTTTGAACGCTCAAGCCTGAACAAGAAACTGACGATCATTTCGTTCCTGTCGACCGGCACCGCGCTGTTCTTTGTCTTCATCGCCTTCGCCGTCACCTCGGTCCTGGGCCACCGCAAGGATGAAGGCATGCAGCTATCCTCCTTCGCGGGCGTGATCGGCACCAACAGCGTCGACGCCCTGATGTTCAACGACCGCGATCAAGCCACGGCCACCTTGTCCGCGCTCAAGGCCAAGGTCGAAATTTCCAACGCGGTCTTGTTCGACCGCAAAGGCAAGCTGTTCGCCCGCTATGTGCGCAACGCCCAGGCCGAACCGGAACCGAGCGCGCCGGAAATGAACCTCGACGAAGACGTGCTGGCCGAGGCGACCCGCCAGGGCAGCCGCTTCTGGTCCAGCCGCATGCGCCTGTACCGCCCGGTCATCAACGCCAACTACCAGGTCGGCATCGTCATGATCGAAGCCGACCTGACCCTGATGTGGCTCGACATCCTCAAGAGCCTGGGCGTGATCGCCGCCGCCATGAGCGGTTCGCTGCTGATGTCGCTGATGCTGGCCAGCCGCTTCAAGGCCAGCATCGCCGACCCGGTGGCCAAACTGATCAACGCGGCGCAAAAGGTCTCGGCCAGCCAGAACTACAACCTGCGCATCGCCCACGAGCGCACCGACGAAATGGGCACCTTGATCGACAGCTTCAACGCGATGCTGGCCCAGATCGAAGGACGCGGCGCCGCCCTCACCCACCACCGCGACGAACTCGAACGCCAGGTCAGCGTGCGCACCGAGCAGCTGGAAAAGGCCAAGAACGCGGCCGAAGCGGCCAGCCGTGCCAAGAGCGCCTTCCTGGCCACCATGAGCCATGAAATCCGCACCCCCATGAATGGCGTGCTCGGCATGACCGAAATGCTGCTCAGCACCGCCCTTAACGACACCCAGCGCAACTACACCAAGCTGGTCAAGCGCTCCGGCGAACACTTGCTGGTGATCATCAACGACATCCTCGATTTTTCCAAGATCGAGGCCGGCAAGCTGTCGATCGAGTACATCAACTTCAACCTGTGGGATTTGCTCGACGACATCAATACCATTTACACCCCGCAAGCCCAGGCCAAGGGCATCGCGCTCGACTTTGCGATCGCCAACGATATTCCGATCGCCATCTGTGGCGACCCCAACCGCCTGCGCCAGATCATGGCTAACCTGATCGGCAACGCGCTCAAGTTCACCGACCGCGGCCAGATCCTGGCCAAGGTCGATGTCGAAACCGAGGACGGCGCCAGCGTCGGCCTGCGCTTCGAGGTGCACGATACCGGCATCGGCGTCTCGCGCGAAGCGCGCAGCCGGATCTTCGATGCCTTTTCCCAGGCCGACAGTTCGACCACGCGCAAATATGGCGGCACCGGACTCGGCCTGGCCATTTCGCGCCAGCTGGTCGAACTGATGGGCGGCACGATCGGGGTCGACAACGCCCCCACCCAGGGCTCGATCTTCTGGTTCACGGTCAGCTTCGACAAGCGCCGGGTCGACCCCAACATGCTCGACGCCAGCCTGCGCATGACCGAGGGCATGCGCGTGCTGATCGTCGACGAACAGGCCGACAGCCGCGCCAGCCTGGAACACCAGCTGGCCGAGTGGCAGGTCGCCAGCGACAGCGCGGTGTCGGCGCGCGACGCGGTCGACCGCCTGCTGGCCGCGTCCCACGCCGGGCGCCCGTACGAAGTGGCGATCATCGACATGGACCTGGAGCGCACCAGCGGGCTGTCGCTGGCGGCCGGCATCAAGGGCGACCCCGCCACCAGCGCCACCCGCATCATGCTCATCAGCGACAACCGCCTGGCGGCCGATCCGGTGCAGCGGCGCGACGCTGGCGTGGCCTACCAGTTGATCAAACCGGCGCGCGCGGCCGACCTGTTCGAATGCATCATGACGCGCCCGCGCGGCAAGCCGGCCGTTTCCCTGGTACCGGCGCCGGCGGCGCATGCGCCGCTCGCGCCGGCCGGGCGCAAGCTGCGGCGCCAGCGCGTGCTGCTGGCCGAGGATAACCCGGTCAACGTCGAAGTGGCCACCGCCATGCTCGACTCGCTCGGCCTGGGCGTGTACTGCGCGCGCAACGGCGCCGAAGCGCTGGCCGCCGCCCGCACCGACGGCTACGACGTGGTGCTGATGGATTGCCAGATGCCGGTGATGGACGGCTTTGCCGCCACCGCCGAAATCCGCCGCCACGAACGCGAATGCGGACGCGCGCGCACCCTGCCCATCATCGCCATTACCGCCAACGCGCTGCAGGGCGACCAGGAAGCCTGCCTCGCGGCCGGGATGGACGATTACCTGAGCAAGCCATTCAGCCAGCAGGAGCTGGCCGCCGTGCTGGGACGCTGGATCGCGCTGCCGCTGGCCACCAGTGCGATCCACGGCGGCGCGGCGATGGCGCCGCCGCCGGCCGCGCCACCCCCGCCCGCGCCGCCGGCCGTACGCACCGATGCCGCACCGCGCCAGGCCGGACCGCATGACGCCGTGCTGCGCGAGGTCGAGCCAAGGCCGCCTGGCGCGCGCCTGCCCGCCACGCCGGGCGCGCTGCAGCGCGACGTGATCAACCGCCACGCGCTCGAAAACATCCGGGCGCTGAGCAAGGAGCGCGGCGACGCGCTGGTGCAAAAAGTGATTGCGGCGTACGTCGACGACACGCCGCAGCACCTGCGCACCTTACGCCAGGCCATCACCGGACTCGATCCCGGCAACCTGCGCAAAGTCGCGCACAGTCTCAAATCGAGCAGCGCCAACGTCGGCGCCGAAACCCTGGCGCAGATGTGCAAAGACATGGAAACGCTGGGCCGCACCGATACCACCGAAGGCGCGTCCGGCATCCTTACCGACATGGAGCGGGAATTCCAGGCCGTGTGCCACTCGCTCAATGCCCTCCTAGAGAAGGAACATTAA